One bacterium genomic window, GACCAATCAGTGCTGCCGCGAACATCGCCATCCGTGCCTTGCTGTCGCGCAAACCGGCGATGGTTTGCCGGACCTTGCCCTGTCCAATCGCAATGATCCAAATCATTGCCGCTGCAGCAATCATTCTAATCATCGAGGCGCTTAACGGCGTAAGGTTTTCCTGCATCCCAACCTTGGCTGCAATCAATCCGGTCGCCTGTCCCATTGCGCCGATACCGGCGAGAACATAGCCCCAAACTTTCGAACTACCTGCCTCTTCGCCAAAGGTGCGGGTGTTTCGTTCAAAAGTCACCCATCCCAGGCCGGAGAGGGTAATCGCAATGCCAATGAGGTGAATCCAACTTAGATTCTGGTCAAGGATGATCCAGGAAAGCAAGACGGCGAAGATCGGCGCCGATGCTGCCAGCAGGGAGGCAATCCGCGGTCCGAGGATCACCAGCGCGCGGAAATGACAGCCGTCGCCAACGATCAGTCCCAGAAAGGCGCTGAATGTCAGCCATCCAAACTGTGTTCCGTTGGTGGTCGGTGAGAAGAACTCTTGCTGGACCAGGATTGTCAAACCGACGAGCACGATTGCCGCTATTGGAATCCTGACAGCGTTCACGGTGAAAGCTCCGACACGGCGACTGGCGAAGCTGAACAGGATGTTTCCAAATGCCCAACAAATTGCTGTGCAGATTGCGAGCACTTCGCCCAAGTATGCCATAGTTCGAACGAATCTAATGCAATTGCTTTTGAAAACCCTGAGAATTTTCAATCAATCTTGCCCGTCGATCCTTATAATATGCAGGGGAGGACATTGGCCAAGATTAGACTAAATGAATCCATACGGTTGCCATTAAAGTAGCCGACAAAAACAACGACTAACAGAAAGCTGCGGAGGAAGAGATTATGGACGCACGTACCATTCTCAGCCGCAAGGGACACACGGTTTTTACCGTTTCCCCTTCTGCCACCATCAGGGAGGCGATGGCACTTTTGATTCGTCATGGCGTGAGTTCACTGATCGTAATCGGCCAGGACGATGAAGTTGTCGGGATCATTACCGAGCGGGATATCTTCCGTCTCACCTACGAACACGATGGGCGCATCATGGAACTGCCAGTCAAGTCTGTCATGACGCGCGAACTGATTATTGCACTGCCTTACGACAAGCTGGACTACCTCAAATCATTGATAACCGAAAACCGGATCCGACACTTGCCGGTCATCGACCAAGGAAAGCTCGCGGGAATTGTCTCTATCGGCGATATCGTTCGCGAAGAATCGAGCGCTGTTGCCGTCGAGAATCGCTATTTGAAAGATTTCATTTTCGGACCAACGGCAACAATGTAAAGGCTGTGGGAATAACCCCGGCGATCTCCGAAATTATCCGTTTGTCGCCTGTGCTCCAATGGTGTATAGTCAATACTTCAGGCTAAATACTCCGGTCGTGCCGGTCGATTAAATGACTATTGTTCCTTTGGAGATTCGATGAAGTCTGTTGCCGAACAAATGAAAATCATCCGTGAAAACACGGTTGAGATTCTTCCCGATGGTGAACTCGAGAAGAAACTTGAAAAATCCATCAAAACCGGAAAACCGCTGGTCATCAAACAAGGTTTCGATCCGACCGCTCCGGACATCCACCTTGGTCACACGGTCGGGATGCGCAAGCTCAAGCAGTTCTCCGATCTGGGTCACCACGTCGTAATCATCGTCGGCGACTATACTGCCCGTATTGGCGATCCTTCGGGTCGTTCCGCGACAAGACCACAATTGTCCGAGGATGAAATCGACGCCAATGCCAAAACTTATCTCAACCAGTTCTTCAGAATTCTTGATCCGGCGCATGTCGAAGTTCGCCACAACGGAGAGTGGCTGTCCAAAATGGCGTTTTCCGACATCCTTCGTTTAGCAGGCAAGATCACGCTGGCGCGAATCATGGAACGCGAGGACTTCACCAAACGCTGGAAGGCCGAAGCGCCGATCTCTGTACATGAATTATTCTATCCGCTGATGCAGGCCTACGACTCGGTCGCTATAAAAGCGGATGTCGAGCTTGGCGGAACCGAGCAGAAATTTAATCTTCTCACTGGCCGCCAGATTCAGGAAGCCTACGGTGTCGAACCTCAGGTGGCATTGACCTTGCCGCTTCTGGAGGGAACCGACGGTATTCAGAAAATGAGCAAATCGCTTGGCAATTATATCGGCGTTACCGATGCTCCCAAGGATATGTTCGGCAAGATCATGTCGATACCGGACAAACTGATCATTCCGTACTTCCGTCTCGCTTCGGACTACTCTGGCGAGCAGATTGCCGCCATTGAGCAGGCAATTGCGAGCGGCGAGAATCCGGTACGATACAAGAAGGAACTAGGGCGCACTATCGTACGTATGTACTATGACGCCGGAATCGCGGAGCAGGCGCAGACCGAGTTCGAGACAATATTCGCCGGCAAGGGCTTGCCTGACGAGATACCGGAATTGACCTATTTCTGGGCTGAGCCAAAGGTCTGGATACCGAAATTGTTGGTGCACTTGCAGCTTATGACCGGTACCGGCGAAGTCGTCCGCCTGATTAAGCAGGGCGGAATGTCGGTTGACGGCGAAAAAGTGCAGGACCAGAACACCGAATTGGAAGTAGAACGCGAATACCTGTTGAAGATCGGTAAACGCGGGTTTTATAAAGTCAAGGGAACGATAGAGAGGAAGTAGTCCATTTGCGAGTTCGTATTCACGCCATAATGATTATCTGTCTGGGCTTGGCTGCCGTGGTTGTTGGCTGTGCCGCCAAGAAACAAGCGGTAGATTCTCTCACTGCACAACTCCAGCCCGAGCCTCGCAAAGAGATCCACCCGGAGGCCTACCACCATTTCACCAATGCGGTGATTATGGAACAAGAAGGCGACTTCGCCAAGGCTGTCGAGCAATACGAACTTGCCTTGTCATTCGACCCATTGTCTTACGACATCCGTCTCGCGCTGGGAACTTTGTACTTAAATCTCAGTCGCCCGGCATCTGCGATCGATGCCTTCTTGCCGATTCCCGACAAAACCGCCGAAATCTATCAACTTCTTGGCGAAGCATTTCGCGCTCAAGGTCAAGATGTCGACGCCGAAGAGGCCTACCGTCGTGCATGGAGCACCGACTCAACCAACATCAACACCAACTATCAACTCGGCGTATATGCAGTTCGAGACAATCGCATTGACGAGGCTGCCAAGTATTTCCGAGTGGCTGCGCAAGTTTCCGGCAACTGGGAGTTGTTCGCGCAGATTGCCGAGATGTATGCCAATTTTGAAGAGTATGATTCGGCGGCGGTGTTTATCGAGCACGCCATCCGACTCAATCAGAACGATCCTTCACTCTTCGCCCGGCATGCAGTCTATCTGTATTCATCAGATCGCAAGAGCGAATCCAAAGAAGTCCTTCAACGGGCAATCGCAGTTCATCCAAACGATGCCCGTCTGCTGGCGCAACTTATCGAGACCTACAATGCGGAGAACAATCTCGACTCCGTCAAAGTCTTTGCCGAGAGAATGATCGCAATCGGAGAGGTCACCGCTGCAGATCGAATTGTATACGAGCGGATAGGCGCAGTTTTGATGCGCGCACGACTGCGCGAACAGGCCTCTGGGATTTTCCAGAAGATGCTGAAATTTGAACCGGAGAATCGATTCGCGCTGTTTTATCTGGGTCGTATTGAAGTTGACAGCTCGCGCTACGATGCCGCCAAGTCATACTTTGACCGCCTGATTGCCGCCGACTCGACAGTTCCTGACGGCTGGACAAACTTGGCGTACGTGTATCAACAAAAGAA contains:
- a CDS encoding DMT family transporter, which translates into the protein MAYLGEVLAICTAICWAFGNILFSFASRRVGAFTVNAVRIPIAAIVLVGLTILVQQEFFSPTTNGTQFGWLTFSAFLGLIVGDGCHFRALVILGPRIASLLAASAPIFAVLLSWIILDQNLSWIHLIGIAITLSGLGWVTFERNTRTFGEEAGSSKVWGYVLAGIGAMGQATGLIAAKVGMQENLTPLSASMIRMIAAAAMIWIIAIGQGKVRQTIAGLRDSKARMAMFAAALIGPVLGIWMSLMSIKLTKVGIAATLMSTTPLWIIPLVMIIHGERPSARAIIGTIITVGGVTLLFLPDF
- a CDS encoding CBS domain-containing protein produces the protein MDARTILSRKGHTVFTVSPSATIREAMALLIRHGVSSLIVIGQDDEVVGIITERDIFRLTYEHDGRIMELPVKSVMTRELIIALPYDKLDYLKSLITENRIRHLPVIDQGKLAGIVSIGDIVREESSAVAVENRYLKDFIFGPTATM
- a CDS encoding tyrosine--tRNA ligase, translating into MKSVAEQMKIIRENTVEILPDGELEKKLEKSIKTGKPLVIKQGFDPTAPDIHLGHTVGMRKLKQFSDLGHHVVIIVGDYTARIGDPSGRSATRPQLSEDEIDANAKTYLNQFFRILDPAHVEVRHNGEWLSKMAFSDILRLAGKITLARIMEREDFTKRWKAEAPISVHELFYPLMQAYDSVAIKADVELGGTEQKFNLLTGRQIQEAYGVEPQVALTLPLLEGTDGIQKMSKSLGNYIGVTDAPKDMFGKIMSIPDKLIIPYFRLASDYSGEQIAAIEQAIASGENPVRYKKELGRTIVRMYYDAGIAEQAQTEFETIFAGKGLPDEIPELTYFWAEPKVWIPKLLVHLQLMTGTGEVVRLIKQGGMSVDGEKVQDQNTELEVEREYLLKIGKRGFYKVKGTIERK
- a CDS encoding tetratricopeptide repeat protein, with protein sequence MRVRIHAIMIICLGLAAVVVGCAAKKQAVDSLTAQLQPEPRKEIHPEAYHHFTNAVIMEQEGDFAKAVEQYELALSFDPLSYDIRLALGTLYLNLSRPASAIDAFLPIPDKTAEIYQLLGEAFRAQGQDVDAEEAYRRAWSTDSTNINTNYQLGVYAVRDNRIDEAAKYFRVAAQVSGNWELFAQIAEMYANFEEYDSAAVFIEHAIRLNQNDPSLFARHAVYLYSSDRKSESKEVLQRAIAVHPNDARLLAQLIETYNAENNLDSVKVFAERMIAIGEVTAADRIVYERIGAVLMRARLREQASGIFQKMLKFEPENRFALFYLGRIEVDSSRYDAAKSYFDRLIAADSTVPDGWTNLAYVYQQKKDLDKAEDILETASRYVTSDRDNIQFFLAQILSQKNQSDSAITVLKNAINDGGDTIRALFQVGAEYEKLKDVPKAVETFELLLSISPDHHPTLNYLGYMLAERGERLPEALEMIERALKSEPQNGAYLDSYAWVLYKLGRYQDALLQIQKAVTATNNDPVVIEHLGDIQFALGNRENARDAWQTALAFDPQNKSLKEKLAR